One segment of Castanea sativa cultivar Marrone di Chiusa Pesio chromosome 3, ASM4071231v1 DNA contains the following:
- the LOC142628742 gene encoding ASI1-immunoprecipitated protein 1-like, which yields MASPSTQADYAAFEEKVKRTVYLDNLSPHVTEPVVRSALNQFGNVKSVRFIPNYIEPRSIPQCALVEMEDLMQAEAVVSMTSHHYFMVSGMPRPVRARPAEVNMFDDRPKMPGRTIQCQWLDENNSDFKIAQKIKDLTMLNAAQSAFLLKQQLQEEENLAKYQQDILNANYKKHEVIDNIMVDGTARRLADRYNLRCD from the exons ATGGCATCACCGTCAACCCAAGCTGATTATGCtgcgtttgaagagaaagtgaAGCGAACGGTTTATCTTGATAACCTCTCACCACATGTCACTGAACCTGTGGTGAGATCTGCTCTTAATCAGTTTGGGAATGTGAAGAGTGTTCGTTTCATTCCAAATTATATCGAACCAAGGAGCATCCCGCAATGCGCATTGGTGGAGATGGAGGACTTAATGCAAGCTGAAGCTGTTGTATCTATGACCTCCCACCATTATTTTATGGTGTCTGGGATGCCAAGGCCGGTGAGGGCTCGTCCTGCAGAAGTGAATATGTTTGATGATCGCCCGAAAATGCCTGGTAGAACAATACAGTGCCAATGGTTGGATGAAAATAATTCTGATTTTAAAATTGCACAGAAAATTAAGGACCTTACCATGTTAAACGCTGCTCAATCTGCGTTCTTACTAAAG CAACAACTGCAAGAAGAAGAGAATCTTGCAAAATATCAGCAAGATATTCTTAACGCAAATTACAAGAAGCATGAAGTGATAGACAACATCATGGTTGATGGAACTGCTCGTCGCTTAGCGGACCGGTATAACCTACGTTGTGATTGA